TTGTTATGACAGTTATCCTAAAACTGTCCGAGTGTTTATAAACGCAGCACCAGCAGTGCACGGGGGAATGAAAGAGTTTCCGCGTGAAACTCGTCCGAACGACGATCCCACCATGGCAACAGCGCAGATGTGCGTCCTGCTCATAGTCCTTTGTGCGACTTTAGCAGAAGATAGTAAATTGAGATTCAAACCGGCAACGGAACCTGTGCGGCTGTTCActgaggaggagctgaagagatACGGCGGCAGGGAGGTAAAGTTGGGATCCCTCATTCACGTGCGTTCTGGAGTCTGAATTTGTTTGTGCAGTGATAATGGTTTATCTCTACTTTCCGTGGTCTCCCCTCCCTGTTTTAGGAGGGACTGCCTATTTACATGGCAGTAAAAGGAGTGGTGTTTGATGTCACCAGGGGGAGAGGTACGTGCCTTCAAATCTGTGTGCGCGTGAAGGATGACATTTTcaactgcggtcaagtgagcagACGTTCGTCTTTTCCTGATTTAAAGTGCGCCCATATTGCAGAATTTATGGCAAATGCAGGAAGTCCATGATACGGAGCGTGCAAATATTTTACTCAACTGTAAAATCattttgatccataatttctgaaaaaggttcatacacttgaactcaggaccatcctgaatgttcactcactcagtatcaagcatattcactgtatcattttggagaaattcagcctcaaagttcattattttgaagtgaaaaaggcaTTATGCATAAATGTTGCAAATAATGCCTATTTCACTTCAAATGAATGAcctttgaggctgaatttctccaaaaggATACAGTGAATGAGcctgatactgagtgagtgaacagtcaaaatgttcctgagttcaagtgtatcaacctttgtcagaaatgatggatgaaagggattttacagtagcataaatatcgcgcataatgcctttttcacttaaaatgaatgacctttgaggctgaatttctccaaaaggatacagtgaatgagcttgatactgagtgagtgaacagtcaggatggttctgagttcaagtgtacacgCCTTTGTCAGAGATTATGGATCAAAAGGATTTTACAGTTGAGTAAAATATTTGCACGCTCCGTATCATGGACTTCCTGCATTTGCCAaaaattctgtaatacgggcgCACTTTAAATCAGGAAAAAACGAACGTCTGCAAGCTTGACCGCATTCATTTTCAATGGAGACTGTTCCTCAAAAGTAAATGTGCACAGTTATGACGGAGCCCAAAAGAGAAACCAGACCAAGCCTCTTTCCACTCTGTTATGTCTTACATTTAATGCACCGcttgtttttggttttatttcaaCCTTTGCAGAGTTTTATGGAAAGGATGCTCCATATAACGCCCTGGTTGGTAAGGACTCCACTCGTGCAGTGGCCAAGATGTCTCTCGACCCAGCGGACCTGACATCAGATACAGTGAGTTTGGTTAGGCCCCGAAACCACCTTACCACACCCCACTTAGCTGTGTGAAAAGAAGTGCCTTGTTTTGCTCCTGTGGGTGGAGAGCACTGCTATCTGACACCCTGTGGAGCTGGATAAATATGGTGAAACTGTACAATTTCACGTGGATGCACCATTCTTGAGGGCACTTCCACCACACATGcacatatatatttgtatataacTGAGGGCAGACTGTTTCCAGAATTTTTCATGATTTCAGAGTTTCAGATGAGTTTTAAGCCAGAACTTGAGAAAACGACTCGTGTTGATCATGTTCCAgtttgaagtaaaaaaaacaaaaaaaacagaggggGTTGCTCTTGTTGCTCTAACTGACCAACCTTGCTATCATTAGgaatttaaagtgatactccggagtagattcaacctggggtcatttgaaccgtgatatccagccaagtagcccacccgaagttttttcgatattggctgaacatcagctgagttactgagttatcccgaatagcttcgtacaagggttaatggatcctggtccgtatctccaaaattaccacactaaaatcacatgccatgacaccaaacttctacagtagtacaaatatggtctgtactcaccaaacgatgcatttggaagtttgaaaatagtccaggagtttattattgtcaacacaagcctaatagcttctctgcagctaaagctgcgtcgtcacttcagggagctgggagcttcaaaataagatgagggttgatctactactgtagacaacaaagcaaggctgctcaatttctccattgataaaataacttcacaactctacaacataaaaattcataaaaaaaaaaaccatgtagaatatagcatatactttgttgtctacagtagtagatcaaccctcatcttactttgaagctcccagatcaaggaagtgacgtcgacgcagctttagctgcagagaagctatcaggcttgtgttgataataataaactcctggactattttcaaacttccaaatgcatcgtttggtgagtacagaccatatttgtactactgtagaagtttggtgtcatggcatgtgattttagtgtggtaattttggagatacggaccaggatccattaacccttgtacgaagctattcgggataactcagtaactcagctgatgttcagccaagatcgaaaaaacttcgggtgggctacttggctggatatcacagttcaaatgaccccaggttgaatctactccggactatcactttaagctgaaaataaaacattatgaTGCTGTAGTGATGTGTTCACTGATAGAGTGTTGACAGTACTGTGTGAATGACTGATTTAATGAGGCAGTTTATTACTGTAGCTAACACTAGTTTTTAGTGCAGGGCAGCCATGATAGATTTTTAGGTCAGCACTGGTGAAGTTCCTCCTAATCTCCAAGTCAGAAACCCAACTTAGAGCGGCGTTACATTTGATTTGGCCTAGTCGGTGCTTGAAAAGTCCAACATATCTGATCAAATAGAACGCTCCAGGAGGTCTGTGCCTTTTATGCTGTTGCCATGGTTGCTCCtactaaaaaaaaaggttgtaaaACCTGGATTGTAACGTAGCTTGCAAATGTCTGCCTGTGAACTTTAATATTGTGCCATTTTCTTacagcagaaacagaaaaaatgtgTAAAAGAAAATTGGCCACGTTGGCCTCGCTACCACG
This region of Odontesthes bonariensis isolate fOdoBon6 chromosome 17, fOdoBon6.hap1, whole genome shotgun sequence genomic DNA includes:
- the nenf gene encoding neudesin, giving the protein MKEFPRETRPNDDPTMATAQMCVLLIVLCATLAEDSKLRFKPATEPVRLFTEEELKRYGGREEGLPIYMAVKGVVFDVTRGREFYGKDAPYNALVGKDSTRAVAKMSLDPADLTSDTAGLTEEQLNSLESIFEGTYKAKYPIVGYTASRILKKDGSPNEDFKPEDQPHFQIKDEF